In Zingiber officinale cultivar Zhangliang chromosome 1A, Zo_v1.1, whole genome shotgun sequence, the DNA window aatatataatatagttTAATATTTTATCGTATTCCATTGGATTCAATTGTAAGTATGATGATATTGTATGTTTgtctaaattaaaaatagaaaaaagtatGATGATATTGTATATTTGTTCGTACTCTCGATTTAAGTGTAGAGAATTATATCAATCGTCGGAACCATgatcttctaaaaattaaaatatgaaaatatataataataatgataataatattattattaatagtaatatatataaataaataaaatccaaggatattttattttatttttattatttagaaAAATGGATAATTTTATTGGGCTTTTATATTAACTCTATTTAGTTTACCTCAACTATAgctagaaattaattaatttaatttagtaaatttttaatcaaaatacTAAAGTTAAAAAAGAAAtcattcttcctcttcctctcgctCACATGGTCACTACCCGTTGTTGTTGCTGCTACACGGTGGCAGTGAATCGGCCCGTTGTTCACTGTTGCCATTCGCACAGGATGACACTCGGCTGCCACTGCCTGCTGCCACCTCTGGTCGCTACGCCTGTGCGTGCTTGCTGCCACCTCTGGCCGCTACGCCTTTGCGTGCTTGCTGCCACCCTCGTCACACCTATGCCCTTGTTGCCACCTCCTTCTGCCATCACTAGTCGTCCGTCAGTTGCTGGTCGATGTCGCCATCCTACGTAAACAGTGGCGACGTCGACTGCTGCCGTCGCCTGCTGCCACCTTCGGTCGCTACTCCTCtgtgtgtaggatcgaaaatgcTAGAGGATGAGGTGAATAGTATTTAtgactttttcatttttttcataaattaatAGTATATGTAGTGGAAAGAAAGAAttcaaaagaaaaatcaataGAGATAAAGTTAACatattatttttacttggttcggagcatgtgacgactcctCTAAGGCCTACAATCGTTAATCATTTTCATTGGACAATCCATTAATATTTTcgaataagtacaagtacaaagtGATAATAGTTTAAGTGCTATAaacaaaattataccgacaattaaAGATTAGGAGATTCATGCTTTCAGTCATCGGAGTAGCGTTACATCGTTGTTGAGTTGTCTTTGGAGCAGCGCCCAAGAGAGTAAATTGTTGGAGTTGTTATCTTTGAGGTGCTAGTCAAAGTCCATTTTATAGGCCACCTCCGAGCACTTGAACTGGTTCGGGCACCCCCACGTGAGATCCTCTCATCGAAACTCTATCCAATAACTTTTATCCTTACCTAAGCACTTGGACCACTCTAGGACGGTTGGATACTGACATGTGTCAACCAATTGGAACACGTCAACTTATCTGCACGCATGGTTGAGTTTGGCCCAGTTTGAGTGCCTGGACCCAATCAAGGTGTCTGGATGTCCATTTTTTTGTCAATCTTTCAGCTTCAATTTCTtacaccacaaagttagcacaatatgtaaaatatattattttgaatGAATTTGACAGTCTTGGGGCTGTCCGATTCTGATTTTCAGATTTTCATGCAATCCtaagttgaaccgacgcctactgttcccttaatGGGGAATGCGTCATCATCTACTCCTCTCATGAGAGTTTACCTAATGTCAAACCAGTTCTTCAAACcttttggacttttgctcagcatccgagagttccaaactttctgctggacgtctgaTCCttaacccgtccagtcttccgctTGGTGTCCGCAACCTCCAGGAATTTCACCTGCTATCCTTGACTAGTAGGATTTTTTTTCCCCGATGTTttcgacctgctaagacttctgCCCAGTTTCTGAGACCAGGGCTTCCTTGCCTAGTTGCaactaggggtttccacctgcctagtattCACTAGAATTTTTACCTTGTCTAAactcacttagaactttcctacaCACTCAATCAGActtattagaaaaataataacgcttaactttgaaccctttgccattatcaaaacttgagttcgatcatttgatgcttcctgcaccaacactgcATGTCACTACTGTGTCTGCACAAAGCTTTGGTAGCAACCAGCGCACGTGAAGGAACGTAATGCGGCCCGTCTCCCACTAGACGACCATGCTTGACTTCGATCATGCTCTGATTATTCTGAGGATAATTTCAGAAGTTTTTTTTGCTTAATCTCTAGGATCGAGAAAAACCTCGGCAACTCGAGGTAATCTAATTCCGAGTTGGGTGCCCCGATTCATGACTTTGCTGACGTttcaaaatcaagaaaaacttCAAAATCGAGAAAAGCCTTGAATCAAACACAGTTATCATGGATAACCAAAGGCAGATAACTATGATCATCCATgataatcctaaaccaaatacgCCCTTAGAGTTCCACGGGAGCTCTATCAACTATATGACTATATAGCTTTAACGAATATAAATACTAAAAATTAAACAATGCATCCTAAACAATAACCCTAATAAATCTTAAATCTCATTGTgacaaagtaaaattctaaaatcacATATCATAAAACACTCTAAACAATTCATAGTAACTTTTGATGAATTCTTCATAGTATCAAATTAAAGTATCTTCCTGGTAAGTTGTGCAACTTAATTTTGTCAAGAATTTAGATAGGGCATCTCCAATGTAAAATTTATTAGtagttttataaaataaaaaaagttgaataaaaaaatttaagctaTCATAGAGATGAAATTTGAGGTTTGTAGTTGAAGAGCAGTAGTGAAAATTCAAACATATTTTTTTGTCTTGAAATTGATGTAACATGTATGAATCCATACAATTATATGTTAAAAAttcgataaaaaaatttatttaaataataatctCAATTAATCTTATTGACTATCTCTGGAGTCGGGCTGGTCATCCAAGGATTGTCAATGAAGCTAACTatgattataaaaaaatttacttaAAGCTTTAATCATTAGatgttttaataaaattttataatcttgATGTGGTAGAttgaaaacattaaaaaaaaaaaaactcatttaaagtTGTAACGAGATACCTTGACATTTGGAAGGGGAAGAGGTGGGTCAGAAAAACAtacgagtaaaagaaaagttatcaGGAGGAAAAGTTAACGCACAATTTTGGATGAAGGATCTAATGGCTGAGCTTTTAGTCTGACTTTTTTAGGCTGACAATTAAAAGTGCAACATCCGAGACTAGTTTAACTAGAGggataatttttgcaaaaaaaaaaaaaaaaaatgataagacATCCTTTTATGATAAACTAACAAAGGATAACCTTTAATGATTAAAATATACTTTCCATCTTACCCCGATTAGATAACCACTATGTCATCTTAATTATCATCTTAATTAGGACTGCACGTACCCTCAGCTTACCTAATCCTGGGGTCTGCTTTCGTGGTATGACTTGACTTGTTTGGATAAGGACAGTGTACTAGTTTAATTTGACTCATGACTTGGCTTGTAGGTGGCATCTTAATTACCTGATCTTTTAGATAGATACATCTCTTCTTTCATCCTAATTATGTATTAATATACTCGTAATCTAGTGCATACTGACGAATAACGGTTTTGCAGTATATATGTTCCTAATTACTTTACATAGAGTTGGATGTACATGTATGCTCAAATCTAATTAACAAGCCTGATATGATACATGGTACGGTTCTACGACCGGCCAGCATCTTTGCTGAATAAAGTTCAGACAGTATTATCATTGTGATAGTGTTTCAGAACGTTAAAAAGCCATtttgcaaagaaaaagaaaaacaaaatcaaaaggcaTGCAGTAATTCATCACTTGGTTTTCTCGCAGTGAATTCACATATCTAATGCGTTGCAGCTAGAAACCACCAATGTCATTATCACCACCTCCTGGTTTTTAAATATAATGGAGTTTTGCTTTGTGACAGGGCCCTACTACTCCACAAATTAAAATACTTTCTGATTCATCCTCTAGTCTTAGCAGCCATGAATTTCCTCTTTGCAATTTGAGGAAAACAAGAACAGTAGTTCGGTGCTGGCCTTTAATTCATTTCTGTGCTGCTATGACGAGAGATTAGCGTGGTGGGACGCAACCACCCTCCAAAGCAGTGAGTGATCATTCTTTCCTGATGTTACTGCGATCCGAAAAGGGCAAACTGAGAAAGAGAACTTTGAGGGCCAAATTTatgaaaacaaacaagtagaaGAGCCAAAATGGCAAAATGAGAGCGATCCTTATTTAGGCGGCGCCAGGATATACGCAGGGACATTGCGGTAGGCGTTCTAATTTAGTTACAGTCTCGTAACTCTTGTAGTATATCTATTGCAGACAAGGCATTGAAGGAAGCTGCGGAGCCGAGAAAGAGCCTGACTGCAAAGTGTTAAGAAGCATGCAAAAGGAGGGGACACGCGCAATCTCGTCGGCGACTCCTCTGCCTCCACGGCCTTCGGCGCCCCGGCCGGTTACCGCAAAGCCGGCAAAGGTGAAGAGTTTCACGAGGGAGGAGATCGACCGGTACTGGAGGATGAGAAGGATGGTCGAAGAGGATCACCTCCTCTTCGCTGAGAAAGCGGCGGCTAGGATCAGGGCCAAGGCTCTCAAGGCACGCAACAGAGAATTAATGTTCCCTGCCACTTCTAGCTAGCTAGTTATATATATTTCCTTCAAACAAGTGCTTATCGAAAGTTCGATCCATCGTTCTCGGGATTAATTAAGCTTTGCTTGTGTGGAGCGTGCAGGAGGAAGACCAGAGGCGATTCGAGGAACTGCTGAAGGAGATGCTGGAAGAGAAGGAAGACGAGAAAGCCGATGCCGGAGAAAACAAGGAGCTGCAGATAGGAATCAAGGACTGGTAACCAACAaactctttattattattattattattattattatttttgtgataacaACAACCTATTACCTATGCATTGTCTTCCTATTCTCTAAAAAATGtagtttgttttaaatttttaagccaTGGTAGGTACGTAGTATTTAATAAATGGGCTTCATATATTAGTATAATCGCAACTTGACGATGACTTTGAGAAGGAAGTGGACATTGACCCAGAGACGCAAAACGGCAAAAGGATATATCGTGCTCCCTTCTCCACTATGGATGATCGCCTTGGCAGGCACTACGCTGCGGAATTAGGTTGGACACTCGCACCAATGAGTGGAACTTCTTTTCAGGTTGAATTTAAGATGAACACTAATTGAGTTCGGACTTAATTGTAAACTTCAAATTGAATTTGATTACCTGCCGGTCGCCATCCAAAGATCGAGTTCGATTGAAACTGAATTAAAGCATCTGTAGCGATGATGTAGTTGTGTTGTTAATTTGTTTTCATTTGGTGCAGGTGGACCAAAAGTAAGTATGCCTACCTGAACCAACCAGCGATCAAATCTATGGGCATGGGGGAGAAGAAGGCGTCCGGTCTCCACGAAGCCTGCTTCTACCTCTTTCCTCCGGTGGAACCCGCATGTGTCACGCCCTTCGGAGTTTATTAGGGCGGAGACAAGGGAGGAAATGCATGAatatatagataaataaataaataaataatcactATGGTGATGAATGTGATGTGATGTGACGTGTGTGtttaaagttagaattaaatTTGATGGTTGCTGCTAATTAATGGCACGCTTGCGCGGTTGCGCATTGATAACTAGTAAGTTTGGATTTTTGAAATGGTTGCATGTCAAAGGTAGGTGAAGATGTTGATAATCTGATGATTCAATAATTTTTGAATTGTGCCCCTCGGGGTACTATTGGTGCGATAGTAAATGTAAGAACGAGTTTTTTAAGTAGGAGGATTTAATTCTCCTACAACATAAATTAATATCGACGGAGTTCCAATAACTCATGGTGTTAGGCTGCCTGTCATAATTCATCTATACTTTTAAATTTATTCAATCATCGATAAAAATTTTCTGTGATAGGATCAGCGTAATTGAAAAAGTAGAAATACTTGCACAAGCTTTATATActatttttaaattgtatttaaaatttatatttactaaaatatatttctatttttttattatactaCTCGTTTATCAAAATAAgtatctattttttattatacttCTTTATAGTGAACTATTTCTTCACCGTCATTAGATTgttatatatttcaaaattaaccGTACTTCATTTGTGGGCGTGACTGTATTAATTGACTATACATTTGTATCGAAGCTGTCACAAATCTAGACTAATAGTCGactataataaatttaatattttaatatctcAATTAGGACACATTTACACTCAGAAGATATATTTACTGATATATTTACACTCAGGAATATATAAGAGTATAATAAACTTTATTTGAAATGTTTTTAAGGTGTGTAAGATGATAGATCTTGGTCCTTTAATGAGATCATCATAAAATATCTCAAAGTTatgtcaatttagaaatttatagtTTATTTTATCTAAGTTATGAAATTTAGGTCTTAGAGCATAGATACGCATAGGAGGATACAAGGAGTGTAACTAGGCGTAAACgaaaatttagttaaattgaataaatcgatcgaaattaaaaatttgattcgATTAATTCAGAAATTTATCTATTTATCTTAAAATATTGATTTAATCAATTTGATTTCTATTTTGAAAATCGAAATTTTGTCggttgatttgatttttttttttaaagttaggtCGGTTCGATCAGTTTGAAATAAGTTAGTTTGTTCAGTTATCGATTTTATCAATTTAGTCGGTTCGGTTTTAACTGATTGCTCTGCCCTAAGTTTAataaatttgatttgaaaatcTAGTGTTTTTGAGATGCCTAGGGTCATAAGTGAGTTTTAGTTAAAACTCGTTGATGGCCTAATTAGGAAccacaaaatcattttaaactaaaACCATTACATTTGTAAGAGCCTTCTAGATGTAACTATGCGCTCATACATAAATTTTACCGTCTAAATGAAGATAtgtgagtttttaaaattaatataacctTAAGACAGTTTGACACAAGCATATTAAAGAGCCTAGATCTATCATATTCATTCACCAATACTAGTAAAGGATTTCTAGGACTTCTTTGGTTTAAaccatatcaaaattttaaaattttgaatacgGTAGGTCCAtgagtgagttttggtcaaaactcattgaCTCCTTTAGAcatctcaaaaatatttaaaatcaaatttattgaAGAACtatgaatttcaaaaattgacataACCTTTAGATATTTTGTCATAGACCCATTAGAGGATCTAAGTCTATCATACTCACTCATCAATACCATTAAAGGGTTTCTAAGAGTCTTTTAGTTTAGATTATGTtaaggtttaatttttttttaatattataagtCCATTAATAACTTTTAACCAAAACTAGTTAATAATCTTAAGCACCCTAGAAACCTTTCAAACTATGCTCATTGCACTCATTGCATCTTCTAAATATAATCATGCTCTTAAACATGAATTGAGGTATTAATTTATTACAATCCATAGATGGTAACATATCTGTAATAAATTGGACAAAAAGTCTACTAGCTAGTAGACTGATGTCCATAGAAGGGAcataataaatttagaaattgattAGCCGATTGGATATATAACAATCAATTGCTGTTGAAGAAACAATTGACTACTGATAAAAGAGGGGTAATGAAAAATATGTGTGTGttagtaaatataaaatttagatGGGCGGGCAGTTTGGGCATTTCAAAAAATTTGCCATGGAGTCGAGTAAATTGTTGCTGATTATATGTAAAAAAATTGTGTGTGTAAGAGAGAGTCTATTTGTCATAGGCTCTCAAAGAAagtaaaacaaaaataatcttCACAAATTTGATAAGATTAGATTTGTGATGAGGTACATATATCACTCTAAAATTGTCTCACTAGATTTTGGATATATTGACAGCGCACAAGTTtagtttagaaaaaaataaaagttagTATTATTTAGAGTGGTATGATATTTTGTTCCTAGTAAGAAATACAATAAACTCCACCAGCAAATTATCTATCTCCCCAGTGTAGGCATGCATCACTATAGGCATTGCAGCAGTACACGTGCCAGGTAACACTTGTATAAACTAGATTAGGTTTTTGCTCCATTCAGTGGGTATGTACATAAGTTGACAAAAACATTGATAGTAAAAAAAATGTCGAGCCATGTACTGATAACGTAACATAGTAGGACAGACTAGAGGGCTCTAACAATATTGTTACTAGATGTATCAGGATTAATCATGGAGGTCAAAGAGTTACCTGCTATCATTAGTGGCCTACACCCGTATAAGTTTATGCAAAGCTTAAGATCAAGCCTACAACTAGGAGCttcaatttaaaattatcaaattaagcttaaaaattctaaaattttctcTGAAATCTTCTTATAAATAACTCAAATTGCACCTCTCATCTAAAGCACTCATGTCCTCTCATTGGTCCCTGGGGCTATGGTGCAGCGACAAGATATTTAAATTGTTATCCAAGCACTCACGGTTCGATTCTTAACtatgataaatttatagaaatttttcctccaaataaagTGCATAACCAAAGAATACTGGACTTTTTAGCCGCCCAACACTTCCTGATTTTCCTTAATAGTTGGTAAAAAAATTTCATAGAATGATCATCCCAAAACTAATTAataaaactaactaaatttatcttctttttttttcatgatCTCTCATTGTCACTCTCTCAACTCACATTATTTCATCCCTCATTCTCTCAATTTTGCATTTCCTCTTGTATGAATTCGGTATAACGTGTCAAGTATTTGCATAGAAAAAATATAGTataaaccaaaaaattaaaaaaaaaaaacaaagctaaCATGTTAGATTTTATAGGGCTCGATGGTCTATTAACTTATTTGTTGAATCACCTCCTCAAGTCTATCAGGAGGAGAGTAATTACCTCTAATCACTTTATTGATGATGATTTGTAGTAGAAAATTTGAAACAATGCTAACAttcttgattttacttggtatccacctccttaaggtgactaatccaagggtccactctCCTTACTCACAATACACTATGAATACCTCCTTCTAGAAGgtgaagaagcctcgtacaagcaaATACGAGAAATGCAacgagaaatacaacaagaacaagaaaataaatacaacaatgaACGACCTTtactcttgatctcttgttgctttggattgcctcttgatctcttgttgctttgGATTACTTCTTGATACTTAGAAAGTGCAACAATACTtgtctccaagaaccttcaagaactagtaATGAAGGGCGGAGAAGAAGTGATAATGATTTGAATCTTCAAACACCTTTATATCCCTCGGATTAAGATCTCAATTAATTGGCCTTACCCTCAATCGATTACCACGTCAGATCCAAGCAAATCCAACCTTCCAAACCTCGCAACGGCTCTTTTCTTCTTATCTCAATCGATTAATCAATTGATTACAAGACTTCTTAATTAATCATTCAATCGATTCAGAAGTCCACTATTCGCTAGCGAACTTCTCTCAATCGATCACATGATCAATTCAAGtggctcaatcgatcacctgatcgattcaaAAGCCCACTGTTTGTCGTGAGCTTCTCTTAATGGATTGGGCACTTTTCCAATCAATTTAGCACAGTAAAATACTATGCTTCACGATAAACCTCACTTCAATTGATTATCTAATCGATTGAAAAGATCTGTATCAATTAGTCAATCGACTCAGTGCCTCTCTGTTCTCGCGAGAATGGCCCCAATctatcacttgatcgattggctTTGGCCCAATTGATTACCTGATCAATTAGTTTTAGCCCAATCAATTACCTAATTGATTGCCCAATTCTAACTCACTTAACCCGAGTTTAGAGTTTCCTTGCCCAGCATCcgatcaatcgtgacctgttgagaCTTTTTCACTAATTATCCAGTCAACCTTTgagtcacttggactttccatctcgtgccaacttttcgttggacttccaatcaccaagtgcagtcttccttaacccacttggattttcctgtTATCTAACCGCAGTTTGAATTTTTCTCTTGCTAACATGTGATCCtccttaacctacttggacttcccttttccaacgtgtggtcctccttgactcacttagattaactcacttagacttttatttgcctaaccgcagttaggacttacctttacaAACGTGCAGTTCttattgacccacttggactttcctttgcttaaTCGtatttagaactttcctttaccaacgtgcggtcctccttgacccacttggactttcttttgcctaaccacattaggactttaccttgctaatgtgcggtcctccttgatccatttggacttttcttgcctaaccacagttaggactttcctttgctaacgtgtgatcctccttgacctacttggactttcctttgcctaaccgtagttaagacattactttgcctaacctccaattaggactttgtcttatctaacctccagttaggattttacTCTTGCCTAACCCTCATGCTAGAACTTTACCAATCAAGTATCTGATCCACCTTGACCTATGTGACCTTTTTCagatatttttcaaacatattgtccaaatattGAAACTTAAGCTCGAATCTACTCGAACTTAgttaaactagtcaaccttgacccaggggtgattgccccaacaatctctcttttttgatgtttgacaatatgtttaagttaggctaacccaTATTAGTCCAATTCCCATGCCAAAGGCATGAATGTGGATTTCTAACCTAAACCCCACattttctccctctttgacacacatcaaaaactcttcaccttaagagtcaattttgtcaaaggaactcaataaaagttacatacctttcattgtatcatatgctcaaccttgagcataactCCATCACAATAAAGATTTCCAATCTTCTATTATTtcccaatgctcatccttgagcattcatAACAATGAAGGTTCTCTGCCTTCCATTGTTTCTTTATCCATAAAAAAATTATGCTTTTAAAGAAGACCTCTCCCTCAAAACATGCACTAACTTCTATCATGCTTTAACAATgatttggagttcctaaatctttaggaaacctaaaattaaagttttgaagttcaaaataactttgaaactaaacctccTCCTAAACCCTAAGTTAGTCTCCTTtaaacattcttttcttatttttatcaaGAAGATTTACCCTTAGATACTTATCAAAGCATTATAGAGGGTTAGGGATGGTTAACTTGACTAAACGTGATTTAATGGACTGAAATCAGACCACTTAAACAAAAAAATAGCCTACTGATTTCAGCTACTAATCGATTCTAACATGTCTTAATTGATTGAAGTTAGGTTTCAATCAATTACCGTCACtttaatcgattagttgatcaatCCAGAGGGCTTCTGCTCGTCAAAATCCCATTATCGATCGATCACCTGATCTATTAACATGTCACAATCTATCACCTAATCAATTGGAGTTCCTGATTTTctgaatttaattttagattcaattttagaaactcataaataattctacgatatttgaaaaatcacaaaACTTCACATAGACATTATATATGTCATATATTATTAGggtaaaataattttctaagaaaataactctcattttcaaagattgatacaaaattacAATCCATTGAAAAACTTCGATATTTCATTCTACTTTGTATCTAACTAATTAATGGTGATTACTATTAAAAGAtagacttcaccaaggtttttcaaaatataatttctaaccatattctttgggctaaaTATACATGACTTATACATATATTTTCCTAACGATTGGATTTCACATAATCTATTATTTTGATGATACTAAAACTccaaaaagatgcactaaatcaatattttgagttttattcatctttctaac includes these proteins:
- the LOC122038488 gene encoding uncharacterized protein LOC122038488; this encodes MQKEGTRAISSATPLPPRPSAPRPVTAKPAKVKSFTREEIDRYWRMRRMVEEDHLLFAEKAAARIRAKALKEEDQRRFEELLKEMLEEKEDEKADAGENKELQIGIKDWWTKSKYAYLNQPAIKSMGMGEKKASGLHEACFYLFPPVEPACVTPFGVY